From a single Shewanella denitrificans OS217 genomic region:
- the metB gene encoding cystathionine gamma-synthase: MSQHKLATLAVRHGIESDTQHGSVVPPIYLSTNYSFEGHQQPREFDYSRSGNPTRNLLAEALAKLEQGHSAVVTCTGMAAITLVTSLLAPEDVLVIPHDCYGGSYRLFTHLAAKGSFKLVVIDQNDANALADALQLKPKYVWLETPSNPLLRVVDISAICQLSHQVGAKVVVDNTFLSPALQQPLTLGADIVVHSTTKYINGHSDVVGGAVVAKDADIGERLDWWANTLGLTGSAFDSYLTLRGLRTLSVRMRQHQENTQLIIESLINSPVVNKVYYPGLTAHPGHEIALKQQQGFGGMVSFELNGGEAALVAFLSELKLFSLAESLGGVESLVAVPATMTHRAMTAKARDEAGISDTLLRLSVGIEDGVDLVADIEAALAAVATLKVVV; this comes from the coding sequence ATGAGTCAGCATAAATTAGCCACCTTGGCCGTTCGTCACGGCATAGAGTCGGATACTCAGCATGGATCTGTGGTGCCACCGATTTATTTGTCGACCAATTACAGCTTTGAAGGGCATCAACAGCCCAGAGAGTTTGACTATAGCCGCTCGGGCAACCCAACGCGTAACTTATTGGCAGAGGCGCTGGCAAAGTTAGAGCAAGGTCATAGTGCAGTTGTCACTTGTACTGGTATGGCGGCCATCACCTTAGTCACCAGTTTGTTAGCCCCTGAAGATGTGTTAGTCATCCCCCATGATTGCTATGGCGGCAGCTACCGATTGTTTACTCACTTGGCAGCTAAGGGCAGTTTTAAGCTCGTGGTTATCGATCAAAATGACGCTAATGCATTGGCAGACGCTCTGCAGCTTAAGCCTAAATATGTTTGGCTAGAAACTCCGTCGAATCCACTGCTTAGGGTGGTGGATATCAGCGCAATTTGCCAACTGAGTCATCAAGTGGGCGCTAAAGTGGTGGTGGATAACACCTTTCTTTCCCCTGCATTGCAACAGCCATTAACCCTAGGGGCTGACATAGTGGTGCACTCCACCACTAAATACATTAATGGTCATAGCGATGTTGTTGGCGGCGCCGTGGTGGCTAAAGATGCCGACATTGGCGAGCGACTCGATTGGTGGGCAAATACCTTAGGTTTAACCGGTAGCGCGTTTGATAGTTACCTGACCTTACGTGGACTTAGAACATTAAGTGTACGAATGCGCCAACATCAGGAAAATACCCAACTAATTATTGAGTCCTTAATTAACAGTCCAGTGGTGAATAAGGTATATTACCCAGGTTTAACAGCCCACCCAGGTCACGAAATTGCATTAAAACAGCAACAAGGTTTTGGTGGCATGGTAAGTTTTGAGCTTAATGGTGGAGAAGCAGCACTCGTGGCCTTCTTAAGTGAGCTTAAATTATTTAGTCTTGCCGAGAGCTTAGGGGGGGTGGAGAGTCTGGTTGCCGTGCCAGCCACCATGACCCACAGAGCCATGACGGCCAAGGCCCGTGATGAGGCTGGCATTAGTGACACATTATTGAGATTATCTGTCGGCATCGAAGATGGCGTTGATCTTGTCGCCGATATTGAAGCAGCCTTAGCCGCTGTTGCAACACTGAAAGTCGTTGTTTAA
- a CDS encoding bifunctional aspartate kinase/homoserine dehydrogenase II, which produces MARSHLHKFGGSSLADADCYRRVAHILLTHGHSDDLVVVSAAGKSTNFLYKLLDLRDTGQLWQEELQVLISFQQALIEQLLSNEQARDLRERLSNDKAQLASLLSLEQRNEYQISHVVSFGERWSARLMAALLRESGVAASHVDACSILVADEGAVPKIRVEESKAKIQTLLAERTNERLVITGFICANAQGDTLLLGRNGSDFSATLIASLADIGRVTIWTDVEGIFNADPNKINDAKLLKSMSLAEADRLARLGSPALHSRTLQPLFNTQVSLAVRSSYASHTDFTLIAPQSSSASAPVVTSLSQVVLFSFKLETHNKIESDSQSKPQPQSQFESVLAALTSAGLTPLAHWEYGADKHELAFMLENQKQVNALLSKQAPTFGITELQLNLDLGLVALVSADAEHFRRSFARLLSRDAKPIYQDNLSLVTLVPRAQVNLLTQKVHRRCAGPKMRIGVLLLGVGNIGEAWVDLFRRANHALNNELEASVELVGIVSSKKALIAEQGIDLNHWQQIFAEKACQWQYEQLFERLDKLDCDEIVALDISASASLTLQYPELFARGIHVVSANKLAGSGPLPFYKELKQQLSNRRLFWRYNASCGAGLPIQHALNDLRNSGDTIEAVGGIFSGTLCWLFENFDGKKSFSELVLEAKSLGLTEPDPRDDLSGRDMQRKLLILAREIGLGIELDDIKLHSLVPSELVDLPLDDFLAQIRSLDSDILQQYLSAAEQNKVLRYVASLDRVDGKLQAEVGLKWVDSHHPYANLTPGDNVFVIRSAFYQGNPLIIRGPGAGREVTAAAIQSDLVQICKDLLQE; this is translated from the coding sequence ATGGCGCGTAGTCATTTACATAAGTTTGGTGGTTCGAGTCTTGCTGATGCTGACTGCTATCGCCGTGTCGCTCATATTCTGTTGACCCATGGTCACAGCGATGACTTGGTCGTGGTGTCTGCTGCAGGGAAGAGCACTAACTTCTTATATAAATTATTGGATCTGCGCGATACAGGCCAGCTATGGCAAGAAGAGTTACAGGTGCTGATAAGTTTTCAGCAGGCACTCATAGAACAGCTGTTATCAAACGAGCAGGCGCGGGATCTGCGCGAGCGCTTATCTAACGATAAAGCTCAGTTGGCGAGTTTGCTGTCCCTTGAACAGCGTAACGAATACCAAATCAGCCATGTAGTTAGCTTTGGTGAGCGTTGGTCGGCGCGCTTGATGGCAGCATTACTGCGAGAATCGGGCGTGGCCGCAAGTCATGTGGATGCCTGTTCCATTCTGGTGGCCGATGAAGGCGCGGTACCCAAAATTCGAGTAGAAGAATCGAAAGCCAAAATCCAGACCTTACTTGCTGAACGTACTAACGAACGTCTCGTGATCACAGGGTTTATTTGCGCCAATGCTCAGGGCGACACCTTATTACTGGGCCGCAATGGTTCAGACTTTAGCGCCACCTTGATAGCCAGCCTTGCCGACATTGGCCGAGTGACCATTTGGACCGACGTAGAAGGCATATTCAATGCCGACCCTAATAAAATTAACGATGCCAAATTATTAAAAAGCATGTCGTTGGCTGAGGCGGATAGATTAGCTCGCCTTGGATCTCCTGCCCTGCATTCACGCACCTTGCAGCCGTTATTCAATACTCAAGTGAGTCTAGCGGTGCGTTCAAGTTACGCTTCACACACAGATTTCACCTTGATTGCTCCCCAAAGCTCATCGGCCAGCGCACCTGTGGTGACCAGCTTGTCGCAAGTGGTGCTGTTTAGTTTTAAGCTTGAGACCCATAACAAGATAGAGTCAGACTCTCAATCTAAGCCACAGCCTCAGTCGCAGTTTGAGTCTGTATTGGCGGCGTTGACTTCGGCGGGTCTTACGCCTTTGGCCCACTGGGAATATGGCGCAGATAAGCACGAACTGGCCTTTATGCTGGAAAATCAAAAGCAAGTAAATGCACTGCTAAGCAAGCAGGCGCCGACATTTGGCATTACTGAGCTGCAGCTTAATCTGGACTTAGGCCTAGTCGCCCTAGTGAGTGCCGATGCTGAGCATTTTAGACGCAGTTTTGCCAGGTTGTTAAGCCGTGATGCTAAGCCCATTTATCAAGACAATTTAAGCTTAGTGACCTTAGTGCCTCGGGCACAAGTGAATCTGTTAACCCAGAAAGTTCATCGCCGCTGCGCCGGTCCCAAGATGCGGATCGGGGTGTTATTACTTGGCGTGGGTAACATAGGTGAGGCCTGGGTGGATTTATTTCGCCGTGCCAATCATGCCCTTAACAATGAATTAGAAGCCAGTGTCGAGCTGGTGGGCATTGTTAGTTCGAAAAAAGCCTTGATCGCCGAGCAAGGGATTGATCTTAACCATTGGCAGCAGATCTTTGCGGAAAAGGCGTGTCAGTGGCAATACGAGCAGCTGTTTGAGCGCCTAGATAAGTTAGATTGTGATGAAATAGTGGCATTAGACATCAGCGCCAGCGCCAGTTTAACCTTGCAATACCCAGAGTTATTCGCTCGAGGTATTCATGTGGTCAGTGCTAACAAGCTTGCGGGTTCGGGACCTTTACCCTTCTATAAAGAATTAAAGCAGCAACTGAGTAATCGCAGACTGTTCTGGCGCTATAACGCCAGTTGCGGCGCGGGTTTACCTATTCAACATGCCCTCAATGATTTACGCAATAGTGGTGACACCATAGAGGCGGTTGGCGGTATTTTTTCAGGCACCCTATGCTGGTTATTTGAAAATTTTGACGGTAAAAAATCATTCTCTGAATTGGTACTTGAAGCCAAGTCTTTAGGCCTGACGGAGCCCGATCCTAGGGATGATTTATCTGGCCGTGATATGCAGCGCAAGTTGCTTATTCTTGCCCGTGAAATCGGCCTTGGTATCGAACTTGATGATATTAAACTGCATTCTTTAGTGCCAAGCGAACTAGTGGATTTACCGCTGGATGACTTTTTAGCTCAAATTCGCTCTCTAGACAGTGATATTTTGCAGCAATATTTAAGTGCTGCCGAGCAAAACAAGGTGCTGCGCTACGTGGCTTCATTGGACCGAGTCGATGGCAAACTGCAAGCTGAAGTCGGGCTTAAGTGGGTCGACAGTCATCATCCTTATGCCAATCTGACTCCTGGTGACAATGTGTTTGTTATTCGTAGTGCTTTTTACCAAGGTAACCCACTGATCATACGTGGGCCTGGTGCAGGCCGAGAAGTCACCGCCGCTGCGATTCAATCGGATCTGGTGCAGATCTGTAAGGATTTACTGCAAGAGTAA
- a CDS encoding alanine/glycine:cation symporter family protein, whose protein sequence is MDQLVSTINGVIWSPALIFLCLGVGLYFTIRSRFVQLRHVPEMVRLIFDGKSNAAGVSSFQALAMTLAGRVGTGNIAGVATAITFGGPGALFWMWMVAFFGASSAFVESTLGQIYKEKIDGEFRGGPAFYIEKGLGMKWYAWIFAVATIFACGILLPGVQANSIGSALETAFDLSPAVTAALIALLLGFIIFGGVKRIAHFASAVVPFMALGYIIVACVIIGMHIEQLPDVIILVVKSAFGLEAGFGAILGLAIMWGVKRGIYSNEAGQGTAPHASSAAAVSHPAKQGLVQAFSVYIDTLFVCSATGFMLLITGLYNVQGPEGEAIFTGIAGIAAGPGYVQTAMESMMPGFGNMFVAIALFFFAFTTIIAYYYIAETNIAYINRQVHRPWLTLLLKFALIAATVYGTVKTADLAWGLGDIGVGLMAWLNIVAILLLHNKAFACLKDYEAQKAQGLDPVFDPEAMGIENADFWVERKKQHQAIADEAAKAQASNTP, encoded by the coding sequence ATGGATCAACTGGTGAGCACTATTAATGGGGTGATTTGGAGCCCTGCATTGATTTTCCTCTGTTTAGGGGTGGGGTTATATTTCACAATTCGTAGCCGTTTTGTGCAGTTACGTCACGTGCCTGAGATGGTGCGCTTGATATTTGATGGCAAGAGTAACGCAGCGGGTGTTTCTTCATTTCAAGCCCTAGCCATGACTTTGGCTGGCCGTGTCGGTACGGGTAACATAGCCGGGGTGGCGACAGCCATTACTTTCGGCGGCCCTGGTGCCTTGTTTTGGATGTGGATGGTGGCCTTCTTTGGCGCCAGTTCAGCGTTTGTGGAATCGACGTTAGGTCAAATCTATAAAGAAAAAATTGATGGTGAGTTTCGCGGCGGCCCAGCGTTTTATATTGAAAAGGGCTTAGGGATGAAATGGTACGCATGGATTTTTGCGGTGGCGACCATTTTTGCCTGCGGTATTTTACTTCCAGGTGTGCAAGCCAATTCAATCGGCTCAGCATTAGAAACGGCCTTTGATTTAAGCCCGGCAGTGACAGCGGCTCTAATAGCCTTATTGCTTGGCTTTATTATTTTTGGTGGTGTTAAGCGTATCGCCCATTTTGCCAGTGCGGTAGTGCCTTTTATGGCGCTGGGTTACATCATAGTGGCCTGCGTTATCATAGGCATGCATATAGAACAGCTTCCTGATGTCATTATCTTGGTGGTTAAGAGTGCCTTTGGTTTAGAAGCAGGTTTTGGCGCCATCTTAGGTCTGGCTATTATGTGGGGGGTTAAGCGCGGTATATATTCTAACGAAGCAGGTCAAGGTACAGCGCCTCACGCCTCTTCTGCAGCAGCCGTGAGTCATCCCGCCAAGCAAGGCCTAGTACAGGCGTTCTCTGTGTATATCGATACCTTGTTTGTGTGTTCTGCAACGGGTTTTATGTTGTTGATTACGGGGCTTTATAATGTTCAGGGGCCAGAAGGTGAGGCGATATTTACCGGTATTGCCGGAATAGCCGCAGGACCTGGTTACGTGCAGACTGCGATGGAAAGCATGATGCCAGGTTTTGGCAATATGTTTGTGGCGATAGCCTTATTCTTCTTTGCCTTTACCACCATCATTGCTTACTACTATATTGCCGAAACCAATATTGCTTATATTAATCGTCAGGTGCACCGCCCTTGGTTAACCTTACTGCTTAAGTTTGCCTTAATTGCGGCCACTGTGTACGGCACTGTCAAAACCGCCGATCTTGCATGGGGTTTAGGTGACATAGGTGTCGGCCTGATGGCGTGGCTTAACATAGTCGCCATTTTACTTCTGCATAATAAAGCCTTTGCTTGCCTTAAAGATTATGAAGCGCAAAAAGCCCAAGGCTTAGATCCCGTCTTCGACCCTGAAGCCATGGGGATTGAAAATGCTGATTTTTGGGTAGAACGTAAGAAACAGCATCAAGCAATCGCGGATGAAGCCGCCAAAGCACAAGCTAGCAATACGCCGTAA
- a CDS encoding PepSY-associated TM helix domain-containing protein, with the protein MKIRSDILRTYQSIHTWTGILSGLVLFIGFYAGALSLFKPQITQWATPVHQHLAAIPQAKLDNLISQAFKEYPKTQQGFIVDLSGDTSPLSWYTQGGGRGIRLDDIRSHASLDDNDKIISQTHAQNELGSLIDQLHRTAGILGEVDHFEVGVLILGLAAGLYFLALVSGVIFLLPTLTKNLFALRKNKGASRFWLDSHNLIGVISLPFHLIIAWTVVVFAFHDFAYGGLGLIYGDKPLFERPQRSAMIYKISDLPSIQTYINKVAEITDGYDIKSLTFSNLSSPGPALAINITSDTQVMRSGYSDVIYMHPYTLEVQFSTASLENGPIYDPIVTSFFALHFGNYAGNFGRLVYFILGLLGAFLFYSGNLLWLEKRRQKQSIQSRANRFMGALTIGVCLGSMLGVACSFLITKWLYLVAEQVNTYYMMCYYSIFFSALGYSFIRGTASAAIHLLYALFLSCLLIPTTSLLAVLLPSLFSEGIRAPSSYLIDVFAALFAIAFYLGAKKVQQRAYYGEPNSIWAISTAHSSSLEKTPESRLESNPASQQS; encoded by the coding sequence ATGAAAATTCGCTCTGACATACTTCGTACCTATCAAAGCATACACACTTGGACGGGCATCCTCTCTGGATTAGTGCTCTTTATTGGCTTTTACGCTGGGGCATTATCATTATTTAAACCACAAATTACCCAGTGGGCCACCCCAGTTCATCAGCATTTAGCTGCCATCCCGCAGGCTAAATTAGACAATTTAATCTCCCAAGCTTTTAAAGAATATCCTAAAACTCAGCAGGGATTTATTGTTGATCTTAGCGGGGACACCTCACCCTTAAGTTGGTATACACAAGGTGGAGGACGCGGGATCCGCTTAGATGATATCCGCAGTCACGCAAGCCTTGATGATAATGATAAAATTATTAGCCAGACTCATGCTCAGAATGAATTAGGCAGCTTAATCGATCAGCTACATCGCACCGCTGGGATCCTGGGTGAGGTTGACCATTTCGAGGTTGGGGTGCTGATCTTGGGCCTTGCAGCAGGTTTGTATTTTTTAGCCTTAGTGTCAGGCGTTATTTTTTTACTGCCCACATTGACGAAAAACTTGTTCGCCTTAAGAAAAAATAAAGGAGCTAGCCGTTTCTGGCTGGATAGCCATAATCTCATCGGCGTTATCAGTCTCCCATTTCATTTGATTATTGCTTGGACTGTTGTGGTATTTGCCTTTCATGATTTTGCCTATGGCGGGCTTGGGCTTATTTATGGTGATAAGCCATTATTTGAACGGCCGCAAAGAAGCGCTATGATCTATAAAATAAGTGACTTGCCTTCTATCCAGACTTATATCAATAAAGTGGCTGAAATCACTGATGGCTATGACATCAAATCTTTAACCTTTTCTAATCTGTCTTCACCGGGTCCTGCGCTGGCCATTAATATCACCAGCGACACTCAAGTTATGCGCTCTGGTTATAGCGATGTGATTTATATGCATCCTTATACCTTGGAGGTGCAATTTAGCACCGCAAGCTTAGAAAATGGGCCGATTTACGACCCAATAGTAACCAGTTTCTTTGCGCTGCACTTTGGAAATTATGCCGGTAATTTTGGCCGCTTGGTGTATTTTATACTTGGGCTACTTGGGGCCTTTTTATTTTACAGTGGCAATTTACTTTGGCTAGAAAAGCGTAGACAAAAACAGTCCATTCAGAGCCGCGCTAACCGCTTCATGGGGGCATTAACCATAGGGGTATGCTTGGGCTCTATGCTAGGGGTAGCTTGCAGTTTTTTAATCACTAAATGGCTCTATTTAGTCGCCGAGCAAGTTAACACTTATTATATGATGTGCTACTACAGCATCTTTTTTAGCGCCCTTGGTTACAGCTTTATTAGGGGTACCGCCAGCGCTGCAATTCATTTACTTTATGCACTATTCTTAAGCTGCCTGTTAATTCCTACTACCAGTTTATTGGCCGTATTATTGCCAAGCCTATTTTCTGAAGGCATTAGAGCACCATCATCCTATCTTATTGACGTGTTTGCAGCTTTGTTTGCTATTGCTTTCTACCTAGGGGCTAAAAAAGTGCAACAGCGCGCCTATTATGGAGAGCCAAACAGTATTTGGGCTATCTCAACGGCTCACAGCTCAAGCTTAGAAAAAACACCAGAATCAAGATTAGAGTCAAATCCTGCAAGTCAGCAGTCTTAA
- a CDS encoding TonB-dependent receptor — MEQKMFKKKLLVAAILCTPIMSPVNAAVDAQPMRSIEVIKVVGEKTERSLKDTTSSVSVIDEDKLASGQYLSVSNALSEVPNLVTLTGSVPDIRGISGNGSATGFNSFTGGAKARVSTLVDGVAEPFVADMTGDSGLWDIEQVEVFRGPQSTINGRNSIGGTIFVKTKDPTFDWNGAVRGGYRNQQDYIDSAVMLSGPIFEDQLAFRISGQNLTGNTFNKGEVYAGNPAHFDLNELISRRWRGKLLWQPTGADNFTLLYSFTYNDEKGDTGRNYFSGDNPWAYKPLFQRYIETESNTHSVKIDYRLNDDYSFDLLAAYIDYDWGFEGYESVAAAEQQVIMQDKSYTLDGKFNFGLQNPEFNGFVGLSYYKREQDFSSSGGVTYVGDDSSSSHSIYGEVSYALTEQWKIIAGGRVEKEQQIRNFAMSTRGRVVADKLDDDHNIALPKLVLQYALNQDTTLAVSARSGYNAGGGALSFADNAYYYYEKETVDTFELSSRSSFDDGNINISSNVFYNNFDGYQASNNERKITNIDEAVTYGLELEAGVMLNDDWQLNSGLGLLKSEIKAASPSYGDIIGNELNSAPKITANIGLKYWVNDELTLGLSGNYVGEYYADINNTTERVAGDYVVSRLNLDYQNDQWRVSGFVNNLFDEQALTVNEPANRSYPQGYAAIIEPRAFGVSVTYSF; from the coding sequence ATGGAACAGAAAATGTTTAAAAAGAAACTTTTAGTCGCAGCAATACTTTGCACTCCAATAATGTCTCCTGTAAATGCCGCCGTAGATGCGCAGCCGATGAGATCGATTGAAGTGATTAAAGTCGTAGGGGAGAAGACCGAGCGTAGCTTGAAGGATACGACTTCTTCGGTTTCAGTTATTGATGAAGACAAACTTGCCAGTGGCCAATACTTATCTGTATCAAATGCCTTATCTGAAGTGCCGAACCTAGTGACCTTAACGGGTTCAGTACCTGATATTCGCGGTATCTCTGGTAATGGTTCAGCCACTGGATTTAACTCATTTACTGGTGGTGCTAAGGCGAGGGTTTCAACCTTAGTTGATGGGGTGGCCGAGCCGTTTGTGGCCGATATGACCGGTGATAGTGGGCTTTGGGATATTGAGCAGGTAGAAGTGTTTCGCGGCCCGCAATCTACTATCAATGGCCGCAATAGCATAGGTGGCACCATATTTGTAAAAACCAAAGATCCTACTTTTGATTGGAATGGCGCTGTGCGAGGGGGGTATCGCAATCAGCAAGATTACATCGACAGTGCAGTCATGTTGTCTGGTCCCATTTTTGAAGACCAACTTGCCTTTAGAATTTCTGGGCAAAACTTAACCGGTAACACCTTTAACAAAGGTGAGGTTTACGCTGGTAACCCTGCCCATTTTGATCTCAATGAGTTAATTAGTCGTCGTTGGCGAGGCAAGCTATTGTGGCAACCCACAGGCGCTGATAACTTTACTCTGCTCTATAGTTTTACCTATAACGATGAGAAAGGGGATACAGGGAGAAACTATTTCTCTGGTGATAATCCTTGGGCATACAAGCCGCTATTTCAGCGCTACATTGAAACAGAATCTAATACTCATTCTGTCAAAATAGATTACCGCCTAAATGATGATTACTCTTTTGATTTGCTAGCGGCTTATATCGATTATGATTGGGGTTTTGAGGGCTATGAATCCGTAGCTGCAGCTGAGCAGCAGGTCATAATGCAAGATAAGAGCTACACCTTAGACGGTAAGTTTAATTTTGGATTGCAAAACCCTGAATTTAATGGTTTTGTTGGTTTATCTTATTATAAGCGTGAACAGGATTTTAGCAGCTCTGGTGGCGTAACTTATGTGGGTGACGACAGCAGTAGCTCGCATTCTATTTATGGTGAAGTGAGCTACGCCTTAACAGAGCAATGGAAAATTATTGCTGGTGGTCGGGTAGAGAAAGAGCAGCAAATTCGTAACTTTGCTATGAGCACCCGAGGAAGGGTAGTGGCTGATAAGCTAGATGATGACCACAACATAGCTTTACCTAAACTGGTATTACAATATGCGTTAAATCAGGATACTACGCTAGCAGTGAGCGCTAGAAGTGGCTATAACGCAGGTGGCGGGGCGCTCTCGTTTGCTGACAATGCCTATTATTACTATGAAAAAGAAACGGTAGACACCTTTGAGCTAAGCTCTCGTAGCAGCTTTGATGACGGTAATATCAATATTAGCAGTAACGTGTTTTACAATAATTTTGATGGCTATCAAGCCTCCAATAATGAACGTAAAATCACTAATATAGATGAAGCTGTTACTTACGGGCTTGAGCTTGAAGCGGGGGTTATGCTCAATGACGATTGGCAGCTAAACTCTGGGTTAGGTTTGCTAAAAAGTGAGATAAAAGCTGCCTCCCCAAGCTATGGTGACATTATAGGTAACGAGTTAAATTCAGCCCCTAAAATTACGGCTAATATTGGCCTTAAATATTGGGTTAACGATGAATTGACCTTAGGTTTGTCCGGGAATTATGTGGGCGAGTATTACGCTGATATTAATAACACCACTGAGCGCGTTGCCGGAGATTATGTGGTGTCACGTTTGAATCTTGATTATCAAAACGATCAATGGCGAGTGAGTGGGTTTGTTAATAACCTTTTTGATGAACAAGCACTTACCGTAAATGAGCCTGCGAATCGCAGTTATCCTCAAGGTTATGCCGCTATTATAGAGCCCCGCGCGTTTGGGGTATCAGTGACTTACTCTTTCTAG
- a CDS encoding phospho-2-dehydro-3-deoxyheptonate aldolase translates to MSIAKKLKSSLLSSLLNKGPLFIAGPCSAETKKQLLQTAHSVKASGAQVIRAGIWKPRTRPGKFEGVGEQGLEWLAQAKEETGLPITTEVANAAHVKLALEYGLDMLWIGARTTVSPFAIQEIADALAGNDIPVLIKNPINPDIELWIGAIERIQAAGITEIAGIHRGFSTVEKFMYRNPPIWEIPIELKNRLPDLPIICDPSHISGNREFIKLISELAIGYGFNGLMIESHIDPDNAWSDAKQQITPKELEIIISQILSFNKKGSKLFDKKVIKEHLAFNNEINKEYLLE, encoded by the coding sequence ATGAGTATAGCTAAAAAGTTAAAATCAAGTTTGCTTTCCAGTTTACTAAACAAAGGACCATTATTTATTGCTGGCCCCTGTAGTGCCGAAACAAAAAAACAACTACTGCAAACCGCTCATAGTGTCAAAGCATCGGGAGCCCAGGTTATACGTGCCGGAATTTGGAAACCAAGGACTCGACCAGGAAAATTTGAAGGTGTGGGTGAACAAGGCTTAGAGTGGCTAGCGCAGGCTAAAGAGGAAACTGGGCTACCCATAACAACAGAAGTCGCCAATGCCGCCCATGTTAAACTAGCATTAGAATATGGTCTAGATATGCTATGGATAGGTGCTAGGACGACAGTGAGCCCTTTTGCTATTCAAGAGATTGCGGATGCTCTTGCTGGTAATGACATTCCTGTGCTCATTAAAAACCCTATCAATCCTGATATTGAATTATGGATTGGGGCAATAGAACGCATTCAAGCCGCAGGTATTACTGAAATTGCAGGAATTCATAGGGGGTTTTCTACTGTGGAAAAATTTATGTATAGAAACCCGCCAATCTGGGAAATCCCAATCGAGTTAAAAAATAGATTGCCGGACTTGCCTATTATTTGCGACCCAAGTCATATTAGCGGGAATCGTGAATTTATTAAATTGATATCAGAATTAGCTATTGGATATGGCTTTAATGGATTAATGATAGAGTCTCACATAGACCCAGATAATGCATGGTCAGATGCAAAACAACAAATAACGCCTAAAGAGTTGGAAATTATTATTTCACAAATATTATCCTTTAATAAAAAAGGAAGTAAGCTATTTGATAAAAAAGTCATTAAAGAACATCTGGCTTTCAATAATGAGATAAATAAAGAATATCTCTTAGAATAA